The Brassica oleracea var. oleracea cultivar TO1000 unplaced genomic scaffold, BOL UnpScaffold01710, whole genome shotgun sequence sequence aatgcaaataaaaagtctgaaactTTAACGAAACTGACGAACCCTTATCACAGGAAACAAACCTCGTGGCTAGAGAGTCGACAATGTGTTTCTGAGAAGATGGTGGTGGCTTCTGTTTGTAGTATCGCATGAATTCCCGAGACCCAAGAGTCCTGGTTACTTTGTTCTCCCCTCTCCTGGTTACTTTGTTCAACCCATTCATCCTCACTCAGCCAAAAGAACATAACTTTTAACATCCCCATCAATGCAAATCAAAAACCGAAtcatcaaacacacaaaaaaaaaccgaaTCATCAAACACGCAAATCAGCGACTCGTCTATCCTATCGCAGCCGAACTTTTCGATCACCTTCCCGTGATCGACATTACCGGAGACGACCCACGGAGTCACAGCTTGCGCCTCCTCCGATGATGACGATTCAGGCTCTTGTTTCTCCAACGTcgacgaagaggaagagaaacagagagaagacATTAGCCAATAACAAAGAAGC is a genomic window containing:
- the LOC106321465 gene encoding uncharacterized protein LOC106321465 isoform X2, translated to MNGLNKVTRRGENKVTRTLGSREFMRYYKQKPPPSSQKHIVDSLATRRQFDLANREAMDESAEWRRMFDCEAEKASNCNSELALHCSVR